Part of the Deltaproteobacteria bacterium genome is shown below.
AAAGCCCGTCTCCTCGACGAGGCTTGCAAGCCAGCCTCGGCCGTCGGTGTTGTGCCCCCTGAGCCGTCCGCCGTCGTTGACCACTGTGTTGACGGCCCCGATTGCGCGGGCCTCGTCGCTCACTTCGTCGAGAAGCCCCATGACCCGTTCCTTGTGGGGGATCGTGATGTTCACGCCCGGCATCTCAAGGCCCCTGACGGCCGTGACGGCGTTCACCAGCGACCCGGGCGCAACGCGAAAGGGCAGGTAGACCATGTCGATACCGGTCGCCTCGAATGCGGCGTTGTGCATGACCGGCGAGAGCGACTGTTCCACCGGATCGCCGAATATGCCGGCAAGCCTCGTCCTGTTCGTTATCCTTACCTTGCCCAACCGTCCCCGCACTCCTTTTCATCAGTCTCTTCGGCCGCCGCCTCTTCGTCGAATACCCGTCTGGCGGCGGCGCAGTCATCCCTTATGCGCGCCGCGAGCTCTTCCAGCGAGTCGAAACGCCGCTCGTCGCGCAGCCTCCTCAGGAAGCCCACGGCGACCCTGGAGCCGTAGAGGTCGCCGTCGAAGTCGAGGATGTGGACCTCCACGCCGAGGTCCTTTCCTCCCGCCGTGGGGGCGGTGCCCACGTTGGCCACGCCGCGGCGCGCCGTCGGGCCGCACTCCACCGCCGCGGCGTATACGCCGCGGCGCGGCAGGAGCTCGGTCTCGACCGCGATGTTGGCTGTGGGGAAGCCGAGCCTTGCGCCGAGCCCCTTGCCCCTCACCACCTCGCCGTAGACGGTGAAGGGCCTTGTCAGAAGGCGGGCGGCCTCGCCGACGCGCCCGTCGCCGATGAGACGCCGTATGCGCGAGCTGCTCACCACCTCGCCGTCCACGGTGAGCGCCCCTATGACGGTGACGGCAAAGCCCAGTTCGCGGCCCAGTTCGGCGAGCTGCTCCACCGTACCGCCCTTTCCCTTGCCGAAGGAGAAGTCGTGGCCCACCATGACCTCGCGCACGGCGAGCCTCTCGACGAGCTCGTCCACCACGAACCGGCGCGGCTTCTGGGAGGCGAACTCCTTGGTGAAGTCGGCGAGCACGAGGTAGTCGATGCCGAGCCCGCCGATGAGCCGTATCTTCTCCTCCAGCGGCAGGATGAGCGGCGGACTCTTCTCCGGGGCCACCACCTTGAGCGGGTGGGGCTCGAAGGTGTAGACCGTGGACGGCGCGCCGAGCTCGCGGGCCCTCGTCCGCACCCGCTCCAGTATGCGGCGATGACCGAGGTGTATGCCGTCGAAGTTGCCGAGCGTCACGACAGAACCCCTGGCCGCCGCAGACTCCTCTCTCTTCAGTACCTCCATGAAAATCCGTCCTTACAGAGAGGAAGTTCCCACTCTCCGCTTCCGATTTGTTGCGCCGAGGGAACCTTTTTACAAAGAGGAAACGGCCCTCGGCTGTCGGGCCGCGCCAGGCGGGATCTTTTTACGCCTTTGCGGCCCGACAGCCCGCGGGCCGTAAAGGATTGAGAAGGGCTTCCCAGCCCCCACGGTTCCCTCAGACTCCCTCCAAAAACTTTTAACGCCCTGCGGTTCATCCCGATTTTGCTTGTAAAATCGGGATGAACCGCAGGGAATTAAAAGTCTTTGAAGGGGTCTGGGGGGAACGTGGGCCTATGGCCCTTCTGCAGAAAGTTTCCCCCAGGGTAAATAAGCGGAGCTTCCTTAGAGGTTCCCTAATACTTCCCCGATCTTATTATGAGGAAAGCGAGCCACAGTCCCAGCACGGCGGCTATGGAGAAGCCCACCATGCCGAGCACGGGGTAGCCCATGAATGTGGGCCCGCTCTCCGACGCCGTTATCATCGACGAGCCCACCACCATGGCCGCCACGATGAGGCCGAAGGTGAGCCTGTTGGACGAGCGGTCCATCTCGCCCATGAACTCTTCCAGGCCCCTGTGGACGAACTGGACGCGCATCTTGTCGCTCAGGACCTTTTTCAGGAGCTGCCCCGAGAGCGCCGGGAATCTTTCGATGAACTCCTTGTACTCCCTCATCGTCTCCAGCCCCTCGCGGGCGAGCGTTTCGGGGCTCAGGCGTCTTTTCACCAGGCTCTTCACATAGGGCTCGCTCTCGGCCACGATGTTCTGGTGGGGATTCAGGAGCCGGCCCAGGCCCTCGAGCTCCATGAGGCACTTGTCGAAGAGGAGCAGGTCCCGCGGCATCCTTATGTTGTAACGGGCCGAGAGCTTCGCGTACTCCCTGAGGAAGTCGTCGAGCCTTGCGGCGCCGAGGGGGCGGCCGAAGTAGTGGAGGAGTATGTCCTGGTAGTCGCGCCTGAAGGCGGCCTCGTCGATCTCTTCGGGCAGGATGCCGAGCCTGAGGTAGACGTCGGTGAGCCTCTCGTAGTCCTCCTTCACTATGCCGATGAATATGTCGGCCAGGTTCTCCTGCATCTGCCTGTCGATGCGGCCCACTATGCCGAAGTCGACGAGCGCTATCCTCTCCTCGCTCAGGACGAAGATGTTGCCCGAGTGGAGGTCGCCGTGGAAGAGTCCGAACTCGAAGACCTGCCGGAAGAAGACGTCGGCCAGAAGCCTTGCGAGCTTTCTGGTGTCCATGCCCGCCTCGCGCAGCCGCTCGACCTGGTCGATCTTGATGCCCGTCACCGGGTCCATGGTGAGGACCTTGCGTCCCGTGCGGCTCCAGCAGACCTTCGGTATGATCACCCTCGGGTCGTCGGCGAAGTTGCGCCGGAAGCGCTCCATGAAGCTTGCCTCCATGGAGAAGTCCATCTCGCGGCGCACGGTCACGTCGAACTCGTCGACTATGGCCACCGGGTCGTAGAGCCTGCTCTCCGGCACGTAGCGGTGGAGCAGACCGGCCATGTACCTCAGTATGGCCACGTCCGTTGTTATCTTTTCTTCGAGGCCCGGGCGCTGGACCTTTATGACCACATCGCGCCCCCCGGTCGTCACGGCCCGGTGGACCTGGGCTATGGAGGCGGCGGCCAGGGGCGTTTCGTCGATGCTCTCGAAGAGCTCCCCGGCGGGCCTCGAGAACTCCTCTTCTATTACGGCCCTCACCTCTTCGAAGGGTATGGGCGCCACCTCGTCCTGGAGCTTGAGGAACTCCGCGACGAACTCCTCGGGCACTATGTCCGGTCTCGTTGAGAGTATCTGGCCGAACTTTATGAAGGTGGGCCCCAGCTGCTCGAAGGCCATGCGCGCCCTGGCCGGAAGGGTGAAGGCGTCGCGCTCCCTGGCCCGTTTGCGCCCGAGCAGCCGCTCGGGCAGGGAGACGAGTCCGCCGAGGCGGAGGCGCTCCATTACGGGGTAAAAACCGTGTCTGGCGAGGGTCGTCACGATGGTGCGCAGCCTTCGCACGTTGCGGTAGGCGAGATGTATGCCCAGGGGACTCACGGCGAGCGTCTCCTCCCCCCGCGCCTTCCCCTGCGCCGCCCCTTTGCGCCGGCTTGCGCCGCGCCCTCGACGAGCCTCATCTCTATGCGCCTTCGCTCGAGATCCACGGCCTCGATCCTCACCTTCACCTCGTCGCCGGGACGGAAGCTCCTCTTGGTGTGCTCGCCCCTGAGCGTATGGCGCTTGTCGTCGAATATGTAGTAGTCGTCGCCCAGGCTCGTCACATGGACGAGCCCCTCGACGAAGTACTCCCTGAGCTCGACGAAGAAGCCGAAGGAGGTCACGCCGGAGACGAAGCCCTCGTACTCCATGCCCACCTTGTCCTTCATGAACTGGGCCTTCTTGAGGTCCGCTATCTCCCTTTCGGCCTCCATGGCCTTGCGCTCCCTCGCCGACGCGTGGGCCGCCACGGCGGCGAGCCTCTCTTCGGCCTCCTCGCCCCTGGGCCTGCGGCGGCGAAGCGCCGCCTTGACGAGCCTGTGGACCACGAGGTCGGGATAGCGCCGGATTGGAGAGGTGAAGTGTGTATAGTTCCTGAAGGCCAGGCCGTAGTGGCCGATGTTCTCCACCGAGTAGACGGCCTGTTTCATGGAGCGGAGCAGGAGGTGGTTTACGAGTCTTTCCTCGGGGCGTCCCTCGGCGGCGCTCAGTATGCGCTGCATGGCCTTGGGTCCCGTGCCCTTCTTCCCCGGCGGGTAGCCGAAGCAGGAGACGATCTCGAGGAAGTCGCGCAGCTTATCCTCGTCCGGTTCCTCGTGGACCCTGAATATGAAGGGTTTCGTGCGGCCGAAGCGTTCGGCCACGGCCCGGTTGGCGGCGAGCATGAACTCCTCGATGAGCCGGTGCGAGGCGAGGCGCTCGGAGCGCACGATGTCCTCGATGCGCCCTTCCATGTCGATTATTATCTGAGGCTCGGGCAGGTCGAAGTCGATGGAGCCGCTGCGCATCCGCCGTCCGGTCAGGGTCTGCGCCAGTGCGGCCATGGTCTTAAGGTCCGATACGACGGCCCTTCCCACTCCTTTCGCCGCCCGCCTGTCGCCGTCGAGCACCTGCTGGACCTGCCGGTAGGTGAGGCGCTTTACGCTCCTTATGACGCTTTCGTAAAAGCTCTTCTTCACCGCCCGTCCGCCGGCGTCGAACTCGATCTCCGCGGTGAGCGTGAGCCTGTCCACGCCGGGGTTGAGGCTGCATATGCCGTTTGAGAGCGGCTCGGGAAGCATCGGTATGCAGCGGTCCGGGAAGTAGACGCTCGTGGAGCGCGAGCGGGCCTCGGCGTCGAGGAGCGAGCCCTCCTTGACGTAGTGTGCCACGTCGGCTATGGAGACGTAGAGGCGCAGCCCCCCGCCGCCGGTCTCCTCCACGGCCACGGCGTCGTCGAAGTCCTTGGCCGTCTCGCCGTCTATGGTGAAGACCCTCTTTTTTCGCAGGTCCACCCGGCCCTCGGTCTCGGCGTCCGTCACCTCCTGTGGGACGGCCTCGGCCTCCTCCATAACTTCGGCCGGAAAGCGGTGGGGCAGCTCGTATTTCCTGACTATGACCTCTATCTCCACGTCCGGGTCGTCGGGGTCGCCGAGCACGGCGGTGACGCGGCCCGCGGGGGCCATGTGCTTTGCCGGCCAGCGGGTGATCTCGCACTCCACCATACGGCCCGCGCCGGCGCCCATGGAGCGCCCGGACGGTATGATGATCTCGTAGAGGAGCCGCTCGTCGGCGGGCACCACAACGCCGAAGCCCTTGCCCCGCTCGAAGCGGCCCACCACCGTGCGGTGGGCCCTCTTCAGTATCCGTATGATGCGTCCTTCCCGCTTGCCGCCGGGCTTGATCCCCTCCACCCGGCTTACCACCTGGTCGCCGTGCATGGCGCCGCCGAGCTTCCTCGGCCCGATGAAGACGTCCTCGCCGCCCTCCTCGGGACGGACGAAGCCGTAACCGTCGGGATGGCACTCGAGGGTGCCGCGCACGAGGTTCATCTTCGAGGGAAGACCGAGACGGCCGCCCCTTATCTTCACCAGCAGCCCCTCGGCCACGAGCCCCTTTATCATGCGCTTGAAACCCTCGCGCCGGTCCCTGGGCACCTCGAAACGGCGGACCAGCTCCTTCAGTCCCACGGGGCCCTCCGCCTCGCTCTCCATGAAGGAGAGCACGGCCTTTGAGTCGATCTTCATCAGCGTCCTTTCACATTTTTTGGTTCCCTATTATAACCCCAAAAGTCCCTTATTTCACGCATATTTTTAACCCTCGCCGCCCCGCCCCTTGAAAAGACCCCCGCCCTTGTGTTAGCCTCAATGGTCTTGGGGGGGAGCTTTTCGCAGAAGGGTCATGGACCCGTCCTTTCCCGCTCCCCCTTTCGTATGCTGCCCGTCTAATGCGGCGGTCCATGGGAGGTTCGGCCCGCAAGGGCGTAAAAAAAAACCGCCTGGCGCGGGCCGAACCGCCGCCGCGGCCGGATTGACGCAGAAGAGGGGCCGGGGCGGCCGCGGTACTTTTACGGAGGGCTCCTTCAGGCCCGTAAGCAAGGAGGAAGGTGATGGCCATAAGTGTCGAAGACGTCGAGCACGTAGCCGAGCTTGCGAGGCTTGAGCTTACCGACGGGGAGAAGCGTCTTTATGCGAGCCAGTTGCAGCGCATCCTCGAGTACGTGGAGAAGCTCTCGGCCGTGGAGACGGACGGCGTGGAGCCCACGTTTTCCACGGTGCCGGGGCCGCAGCGGCTGCGCGAGGACCGCGTCGAGCCCTCGCTCGAGCGCGCGAAGGCGCTGGAGAACGGCCCCGACTGCGAGGGCGGCACCTTCAGGGTTCCGAGGATAATAGAGTAGGGGCCCTTTTGATGGAGTCGATGAGAAAGGGACGGTCCCGATGGATATAAGGGGAAGGAAGGTAGGCGAGCTTTCGTCGCTTCTCGCCTCCGGCGAGGTGAGGAGCGTGGAGCTTACGCGCTCTTATCTCGAACGTATAGATGAGCTCGACGGCAGGCTCGGCGCGTACGTGACCGTGACGGCCGGCGAGGCGCTCGAGGCCGCCGCCCGCGCCGACGAGCGTATAAGGGAGGGCCGCGACGTAACGGCCCTTACGGGCGTGCCCATATCGGTGAAGGACATATTCTGCACCGAGGGCGTGGAGACGACCTGTTCGTCGAGGATACTCAAGGGGTTCAGGCCGCCCTACGACGCCACCGTCGTAAAGAGGCTCAAGGACGCCGGGGCGGTCATCCTCGGCAAGAACAACATGGACGAGTTCGCCATGGGGTCGTCCACCGAGACATCGGCCTTCGGGCTGACGCGAAACCCCTGGGACCTCGAGCGCGTGCCGGGAGGCAGCAGCGGGGGCTCGGCCGCCGCCGTCGCCGCCTCGCTCTGCGCCGCCTCGGTGGGCACCGACACGGGCGGCTCCATCCGCCAGCCCGCGGCATGCTGCGGCGTCGTGGGTCTCAAGCCCACATACGGCAGGGTCTCGCGCTACGGCATGGTCGCCTTCGCCTCGTCGCTCGACCAGGCGGGCCCCCTCACCGCCGACGTCACCGACGCCGCCATTATGCTCTCCGTGCTCGCCGGTCACGATCCCCTCGACTCGACCTCCATGGACGCGCCGGTGCCCGACTACACGGCGGCGCTCGACCGCGGCGTCAAGGGCCTGCGGCTCGGTATGCCCAGGGAGTACTTCGTCGAGGGGCTCGACGCCGAGGTGGATGCCGCCGTGCGCCGCGCCGTCGGGGCCCTCGAGAAAGAAGGCGCCGAGGTGGTGGAGGTGAGCCTGCCCCACACGGAATACGCCGTGGCCGTCTACTATCTCGTGGCCACGGCCGAGGCGTCGAGCAACCTGGCGCGCTACGACGGCGTAAAATACGGCCTCCGGGTAGACGACGGCGGGGGACTGCGCCGCATGTACTGCAGGACCCGCGACAGGGGCTTCGGGGCCGAGGTGAAGCGCCGCATCATGCTCGGTACCTACGCGCTCTCGGCGGGCTACTACGACGCCTATTACAAGAAGGCCGCGCAGGTGAGGACCCTCATAAGGCGCGACTTCGAGGAGGCCTTCGCCAGATGCGACGTGGTAGTCACGCCCACGGCGCCGGGGCCCGCCTTCGGCATCGGCGAGAGGACCGAGGACCCGCTCACCATGTACCTCTCCGACATCTTCACCATCTCCTGCAACCTGGCGGGACTGCCGGGGCTCTCCATGCCCTGCGGCCTCACGGGCGGAGGACTGCCCATCGGCTTGCAGATCATAGGCCGTCCCCTCGACGAGGAGACGGTGCTCGCCGCGGCGCGGGCATACGAAAAGGTCTCGGACTGGAACGATAAAAGACCGGCGCTTTGATTGCTTGCCCTGAGGGAACCTTTTTGTAAAGGGTCACAGACCCACGGTTCCCTCAGACTCCCTCCAAAAACTTTTTGTTTGCTCTTCGAGCCGCGTTGGTTCTCATGATCGCTGAGGAAACGAGGTTCTTCAGCCCAAGTTAAAAGTCTTTGAAGGGGGTCTGGGGGAAACGTGGGCCTATGGCCCTTCTACAGAAATTTCCCCCAGAGTATCGGGGGGCTGTGCCGGGGGTTCGGGCCGCAAAGGCGTAAAAAAATCCCGCCTGGCGCGGCCCGAACCCCCGGTACGGCCGAAGATACGAATAACATACGATGGGGCAGGGGGGGAGACGCGGGCCTGTGGCCCTTCTTCAGAAATTTTTCCCCGGGGAGGAAGTCTTCATGGGATACGAAGCTGTCATAGGTCTCGAGGTTCACGCCCAGCTCCTGACGGAGTCCAAGCTTTTTTGCCGGTGTTCGACCCGTTTCGGCTCGGAGCCGAACACCCAGGTCTGTCCCGTCTGTCTCGGCATGCCGGGGTCGCTTCCCGTGCTCAACGCAAGGGCCGTGGAGTACGCCTTGCGCATGGCCCTGGCAGTCGGTTGCCGGATCAACCCCGCGAGCGTCTTCGCCCGCAAGAACTACTTCTACCCCGACCTGCCCAAGGGCTATCAGATATCGCAGTACGAGCAGCCGCTGGCCGAGGCCGGCCATGTGGAGATCGAGGCCGAGGGCGGGGGGCTCAAAAAGGTGGGCATCACCCGCATCCACATGGAGGAGGACGCGGGAAAGCTCCTCCACGGAGAGGCCGCCGGCTCCGACACGTCGAGCTTCGTGGACCTCAACCGCACGGGCGTGCCGCTCATAGAGATCGTCAGCGAGCCCGACATATCGAGTCCCGCCGAGGCCGCCGCCTACCTCAAGGAGCTGCGCG
Proteins encoded:
- a CDS encoding bifunctional riboflavin kinase/FAD synthetase; translation: MEVLKREESAAARGSVVTLGNFDGIHLGHRRILERVRTRARELGAPSTVYTFEPHPLKVVAPEKSPPLILPLEEKIRLIGGLGIDYLVLADFTKEFASQKPRRFVVDELVERLAVREVMVGHDFSFGKGKGGTVEQLAELGRELGFAVTVIGALTVDGEVVSSSRIRRLIGDGRVGEAARLLTRPFTVYGEVVRGKGLGARLGFPTANIAVETELLPRRGVYAAAVECGPTARRGVANVGTAPTAGGKDLGVEVHILDFDGDLYGSRVAVGFLRRLRDERRFDSLEELAARIRDDCAAARRVFDEEAAAEETDEKECGDGWAR
- a CDS encoding AarF/ABC1/UbiB kinase family protein encodes the protein MSPLGIHLAYRNVRRLRTIVTTLARHGFYPVMERLRLGGLVSLPERLLGRKRARERDAFTLPARARMAFEQLGPTFIKFGQILSTRPDIVPEEFVAEFLKLQDEVAPIPFEEVRAVIEEEFSRPAGELFESIDETPLAAASIAQVHRAVTTGGRDVVIKVQRPGLEEKITTDVAILRYMAGLLHRYVPESRLYDPVAIVDEFDVTVRREMDFSMEASFMERFRRNFADDPRVIIPKVCWSRTGRKVLTMDPVTGIKIDQVERLREAGMDTRKLARLLADVFFRQVFEFGLFHGDLHSGNIFVLSEERIALVDFGIVGRIDRQMQENLADIFIGIVKEDYERLTDVYLRLGILPEEIDEAAFRRDYQDILLHYFGRPLGAARLDDFLREYAKLSARYNIRMPRDLLLFDKCLMELEGLGRLLNPHQNIVAESEPYVKSLVKRRLSPETLAREGLETMREYKEFIERFPALSGQLLKKVLSDKMRVQFVHRGLEEFMGEMDRSSNRLTFGLIVAAMVVGSSMITASESGPTFMGYPVLGMVGFSIAAVLGLWLAFLIIRSGKY
- the rnr gene encoding ribonuclease R; its protein translation is MKIDSKAVLSFMESEAEGPVGLKELVRRFEVPRDRREGFKRMIKGLVAEGLLVKIRGGRLGLPSKMNLVRGTLECHPDGYGFVRPEEGGEDVFIGPRKLGGAMHGDQVVSRVEGIKPGGKREGRIIRILKRAHRTVVGRFERGKGFGVVVPADERLLYEIIIPSGRSMGAGAGRMVECEITRWPAKHMAPAGRVTAVLGDPDDPDVEIEVIVRKYELPHRFPAEVMEEAEAVPQEVTDAETEGRVDLRKKRVFTIDGETAKDFDDAVAVEETGGGGLRLYVSIADVAHYVKEGSLLDAEARSRSTSVYFPDRCIPMLPEPLSNGICSLNPGVDRLTLTAEIEFDAGGRAVKKSFYESVIRSVKRLTYRQVQQVLDGDRRAAKGVGRAVVSDLKTMAALAQTLTGRRMRSGSIDFDLPEPQIIIDMEGRIEDIVRSERLASHRLIEEFMLAANRAVAERFGRTKPFIFRVHEEPDEDKLRDFLEIVSCFGYPPGKKGTGPKAMQRILSAAEGRPEERLVNHLLLRSMKQAVYSVENIGHYGLAFRNYTHFTSPIRRYPDLVVHRLVKAALRRRRPRGEEAEERLAAVAAHASARERKAMEAEREIADLKKAQFMKDKVGMEYEGFVSGVTSFGFFVELREYFVEGLVHVTSLGDDYYIFDDKRHTLRGEHTKRSFRPGDEVKVRIEAVDLERRRIEMRLVEGAAQAGAKGRRRGRRGGRRRSP
- the gatC gene encoding Asp-tRNA(Asn)/Glu-tRNA(Gln) amidotransferase subunit GatC; protein product: MAISVEDVEHVAELARLELTDGEKRLYASQLQRILEYVEKLSAVETDGVEPTFSTVPGPQRLREDRVEPSLERAKALENGPDCEGGTFRVPRIIE
- the gatA gene encoding Asp-tRNA(Asn)/Glu-tRNA(Gln) amidotransferase subunit GatA, with amino-acid sequence MDIRGRKVGELSSLLASGEVRSVELTRSYLERIDELDGRLGAYVTVTAGEALEAAARADERIREGRDVTALTGVPISVKDIFCTEGVETTCSSRILKGFRPPYDATVVKRLKDAGAVILGKNNMDEFAMGSSTETSAFGLTRNPWDLERVPGGSSGGSAAAVAASLCAASVGTDTGGSIRQPAACCGVVGLKPTYGRVSRYGMVAFASSLDQAGPLTADVTDAAIMLSVLAGHDPLDSTSMDAPVPDYTAALDRGVKGLRLGMPREYFVEGLDAEVDAAVRRAVGALEKEGAEVVEVSLPHTEYAVAVYYLVATAEASSNLARYDGVKYGLRVDDGGGLRRMYCRTRDRGFGAEVKRRIMLGTYALSAGYYDAYYKKAAQVRTLIRRDFEEAFARCDVVVTPTAPGPAFGIGERTEDPLTMYLSDIFTISCNLAGLPGLSMPCGLTGGGLPIGLQIIGRPLDEETVLAAARAYEKVSDWNDKRPAL